Below is a genomic region from Tepidiforma bonchosmolovskayae.
GTCAAAGGCCGGGTCGTCGGCCGCGGCAGCTACGGCCTCTTCAACGGGAAAATCTGGATCGACAAGTAGAGGAGCGGCATGCGCCAGTACATCCTCCGGCGGCTCGCCTACGTGCCGCTCATCATGGCGATCGTCTCCGTCCTCGCCTTCTTCACCCTCCGCATGCCCTGGGCCGTCGACCCGGTCACCCTCTACGTCAATCAGAACACCACCCTCGAGCAGGAGCAGGAGATCCGCCGCGAGCTCGGCCTCGATAAGCCCGCCGTCCAGCAATTCTTCATCTGGCTCGGACAGGTCGCCCGCGGCGACCTCGGCGAAACCTTCCGCTCCCGCCAGCCCGTCTGGCAGGAGATCGTCCGCCGGTTCCCGGTCAACTTCGAAATCCTGCTCCTCTCGATCTTCTTCTCTACCCTCTTCGGCGTCACCTTCGGCGTCATCACTGCCGTCAAGCAGAACTCCCCCATCGACTACGCCTTCCGCTTCCTTGCCGTCTTCGGCCAGTCGATCCCCGATTTCTTCCTCCTCATCCTCCTCATCGTCCTCCCCTCCATCTGGTGGAACTACTCCCCGCCCGTCGGCGGCCACATCCCCTTCACCCGCGACCCCCTCGAAAACCTGCGACTCTACCTCCCGCCCACCATCCTGCTCGGCGTCGGTGGCGCCGCCGCCATGATGCGTCTCACCCGCTCCTCCCTCCTCGAGGTTTTCCGCCAGGACTACATGCGCACGGCGCGCGCCAAGGGCCTGGGCGGCAGCGCCGTCGTCCTCCGCCACGGCCTCCGCAACGCCCTCATCCCGATCGTCACCCTCATCGGCGGCCAGGTCACCGCCCTCTTTTTCGGCTCCCTCATCCTCGAACAGGTCTTCTCCATCAACGGCCTCGGCCAGTTCTTCCTCGTCTCCTCCGTCACCGGCGACTTCCCGGTCATCCAAACCCTCGTCCTCTACACCGCCTTCGTCGTCATGGTCATGAACCTCCTCGTCGATATCTCCTACGCCCTCATCGACCCCCGCGTGAAGTACACCTGATGGCTGCCACCACTGCCGCCGCCCCGCTC
It encodes:
- a CDS encoding ABC transporter permease, with the translated sequence MRQYILRRLAYVPLIMAIVSVLAFFTLRMPWAVDPVTLYVNQNTTLEQEQEIRRELGLDKPAVQQFFIWLGQVARGDLGETFRSRQPVWQEIVRRFPVNFEILLLSIFFSTLFGVTFGVITAVKQNSPIDYAFRFLAVFGQSIPDFFLLILLIVLPSIWWNYSPPVGGHIPFTRDPLENLRLYLPPTILLGVGGAAAMMRLTRSSLLEVFRQDYMRTARAKGLGGSAVVLRHGLRNALIPIVTLIGGQVTALFFGSLILEQVFSINGLGQFFLVSSVTGDFPVIQTLVLYTAFVVMVMNLLVDISYALIDPRVKYT